The window GTGTCGGAGAGGTTTCtgatcttcgtcttccgaatcGTCCCAGTTTCCATCAGCGTTTGCCAGTTGTGCCAAATCTTCCTCCAGCGTCAAAGCTGGCGTTGAGTCGGCCATGTCTTCGTCTTCAGCGGCTTCTTCTCCGTTACCAACAATATGACCAGCGGCATTCTTCTCCGCGCGCTCTAATCGACGTTCGGCATCCTTAAGCTGGGCCTGTTGGCGTTCCAACACGTCTTTGAGCATTTCTGCGGCTGTCGTTCCACCGCGAACGCGGCGGAGCTGTTCCGGGTCGTACCGGCCTCGTGGCATGCCTGGTTTATCCATATTGATGCCGTGAGCATCGGCCCAGGCCAACCAGGGCATCCACGTATCAGGATCACCGCGGCGCAACGTATGCTCGTTTCCAATCACAATCAAAGCACGACGGGCACGGGTGAAGGAAACGTTTACACGCCTCCAATCAGATGTGAAACCAATACTGCCATAATCGTTACTACGAACCGCAGAGAAGACTAccgcttctttttctcgaCCTTGGAAACCGTCAACCGAAGCGACTTCAATAAAGGGGGGTCCGCTATCGGGTAAGATTCGCCGGATCATACGCCGAATTAACCGCGCCTGTGCCGCGTATGGAGTAACGACAGCAATATCCGATGCACTGCACTGACCACCCTGCAAAAGTAACGATACGGCGTTGCAAGCCGCAGCCGCTTCCGCATCGTTATATTTACTGACGCCGTCGTCCATTTCGACTCCCTGAATTGGCAAGAACGCGACGGGAAATTCTTCACGAGGCCAGGGGAAACCCGCCAGCGGCCGACGTTCCGGTGCTGAGACACCGTTCCGCAAAAGACCTCCGTAGAAGAGATCCGACGGGAACATGGCAATACACGGATGCATACGATATTGCGTATCCAACATATAAGGCGGAACACCACAGGCTACCATCCGGGAAAATAAAGGAACACCGTGACCTTCCTCCTCGGCCCGTGTACTGAGAACCGTCGGTGGTAATTGGCAGTGATCTCCCACCAGGACCAACTGACGGCAGCCACGCATAAGCGGCACCAGTACCGCAGGCTCGGTCGCTTGcgtggcttcgtccaaaagcACCCGATCAAACGTCATGGCGTCCAGAATATCGCCACCGGATCCAATACAAGTGCAACAAATAACTTGCGCTGTCTTGAGCTGCTTGATGCGTTCCTTGTGATTCGTGGCCGAATAAGCATTGTTACTGTTGCCGTTCGACGACGAATTGCCGTACGTCGAGGGCGGCCGATCGATGCAGAACCGCAACAACTCGGGACGAATCGCTTCGGGTCGTCCTAGACGCACCACTCGTAGTCCGACCGCTGCACACCCTTCCACCAGATTATCCACGGCAATGTTGGAATCGGACGTGGCGAGGATCGGGGTCGGGTTTTCTCCCTTTTCGGTGGCGGCCAAGGCCATGCGGGCCCAGTGTTGCAAAATGCGAATGGCAACAGCGGTTTTGCCCGTTCCGGGTGGACCCTGCACCAATGTTAACCGGTTGGTGGACGCGCCTTCGACGGCCAAACGCTGTGAGGCGTTGAGTCCTTCCAAAGCGCCGTACTTTTCCAAGGCCAAACGGGAGGCGGCCCGGATCGTATCCGGATCCAGGTCTTCGTGTTCGTCTTCGACACTCCACGGAATGGCTTGACCGCACAACTCCGCCGTCGACGTCATTTGTCCTTTGGGCAACCGCCCCTGTTGAGCCCGCATAATGTTTTCGTCCATCGCGGTAATTGCCTTGATGAGTTCCGGACAGGCGCGTTTTAAATCCCGCGTGGCGGCGTCCTCCAGCGGACTGGCCATGGCGACGGCTGCCGACAACTGACGATTGAACCCCATGCGATTGGCCAGTTTGTCCACACGGTACACGTTGTTCGGAATTTTCTCCGTGAGCGTCGCGTACAAACTAGTGTTGGTCTTGTCCTGCAGTCGGAGCACGGTGGGATTGGTGTTGATGACGGTCGCTTCCACCATGTTCCGGTCGAGTGATTCGGCCGACATGGGGTAGGGGCCGGCGTAGGGTAAAATCGAGACGGCGTCCCCGGCTTGAATGCCACGATTCTCCAGGGTGTCCGGAACAAAGACACCGAGTTGTTCGCCGGGCACGACGACCAGTTCGGTCGGTTTCTTCCCACGCTGTAGCGTGGCGTCAACGACGCAGACGCCCGAGCGGACGAGGCGTTCGCAGGGTGCCGAGCAGATACGATCGCGCGCCGAcgtggcttcttccaaaaactcGAGCGCAATGCCCCGGACGATACGGAGAAAGTAGGTCCGTCGGGTCGGTGTATCAAAGAGGGTGGCGATGCATAGAGCGTTGATCATGTCGGCGGCGTGGTAGGCACTGGAATTGCGTAAATTCTGTGGCAAGCATACGAGGATGCGTTCCGTTTGCAAGGAGGAGAGTGTGCCAGGCACGGTACAATTGCGGAGACAGTACAAGGCGTCTTCAAACATGGCGGCCATGACGTAAGCTTTGATGACGGTTTCGAGTACGTGGGGATCGAGGGCAAAGTGATGATTTTGTCGATTGTGTAGTAGTTCGCGGAGTCGGGCTGGATCGGACTGGTCGACGCAATCGCGGACTTCTTGATTGAATCGGCGGGCGGCTTTTTGGTTGACCTTGGCGTCTTGCGAAAGTCCCTTGGTTTTGCGATTTTTGGAAACACGGTTGGGAACAATTTTGCTCGACGTCGCCTCGGCTTTGTCGAAGGTGTCGGAGGAATCGTCCCGACGCATCTTGACCTGGGTCGCCGCGGTAATACTGACTTGCTGTGCCGGAAGTGACTTGAGTACGTCGGTAGTGGTGGCCACGAGTGCGGGTGGTTCTTCCGGGGCCTCGGGTTCCGGTTCGTGTTCCggttgtttcttcttctttttctttttctgggTGGACGTTTTCGAATTCGTGGGTGGAAGGGGCGGAACCGAGTGAACTCCGTTGGTACCGTCGCCGTTGGTAGTTTGCGTCTCGTGTGCGTTGGCGTTCCCGTGGGCGGCAGCAGCGACAGCATTGTCGTGTGGATCGTTCACAATTGCGGATGGCGGATGCGAGTGCCGCGACAGAATGACCGGTACACCCTTGGAGGCAGTGCGATGCTTCGTTCGTGGAGGTGACGGAAGCAACAACGTGGGAAGGTGTTGTGTAGGTTCCACCAGAGCCGGAGGCTGCGTGGAATTCGTCTCCCGTGGTGTGTTGGAGGGCACGGCATCACTGGCCACGGGCACCCCGTCCCGTGACGGAGGCCCGCGGCGCGGACGATGACGTGCCGTGGATGGTGCTTTGGGTTTGGTCGATACTGGTGGTACCGATACCGATGGTCCTGGTTGGTGTGGTAGCACCTCGGGTTCGTGTACAACACAACCCTCACCGGACGATTCCGCGGAAGCTTGCGCCGGTGACTTCGCTCCGCGTCCGGATCTCCCCCGCCCGTGCGATCCCGAACGTCCTCCCCGTCGTCTCCGCGAGGGactgttggtgttggtggtgttCGAAGGACGTTGTTCTCCCGGAACGCCTTCCGGAACGCCTTCGGTCCGCGGTGTCCCCCGTCCGCGGCCTCGACGATTGTTCCGTCCGCGTCCCCGACCTCCGCCGTGACGACCGCTCGGTCCGGCAACGGCACGGGGatcggcggcagcggcaggaACCGACGTACGATCACTCTCACTCATGCGGGGGGAAGGAAGCACAACACCAATACCCAGCGGACACTCTCCAACCAACACACTGGTCGAGTAAGACTAGACTGAACAATGGACTGGACTGGACTGAACAATGGCAATCGAAAAGGTTGATGCGTCAAGGTATAGGAATGAATGAAAGTATAGGTATGGATATATATACACACGTACAGCTACAACACACAAGGTATCGTGTTCTGTTGCTTACAAGGGTATATGTGTATgacactcacacacacacaaagCGCGAAGTGTACGGCAATGCTTGAACGACAATGCGGAAGCAACAGGTCCTACCGTGTGGGTGGGTGGTGGGTGGGTGTGGTTGGTGTGGGACAGAGGGACGcggaacgtcgtcgtcgtctctcCACCAGACTTGCTTGCTTACTTGACCCCGCCACCAAGGAGGGGTTTCGTCTATGACAGGCGGACGGACCGAAACCTCCAGATTGGCCCGTATAACCAGTAATCTTTTTACGAACCACGTTACAGGCAAACCCCATCGGTCCGGTCCGGTCCGGTCCCGTCCGTGTGGGACCAAAGCTAGAAAAACCAAACCTCCAGCGTCTGTGATTCGTTACGTTAGCCCTAACTGTAACAAACATCACAATTAGCTACCAAGTTAGGTAGTTGGTtttgttttacagttatcTACAAAAGTATCGACCACTCCTCCATAAAGAGCCCGTGAGTGTAGACTGTAAAGTTTTCTACCACGTGGCGGACAGACGTAGTCTGCTTACGTTCATAGCGAAACGGGGGTGGGGTGTCTTTTTGAACTGTCAACACGAAGTGATTTATAATAATTGTAACTTTTACTGTTTTATTAATATTGGTTTTGCGAATCTCCGCCACACTACTGTTCCAATATATTTTCCAGGAATGCCAACCTGACTGGGACTTGGAGACATTTACagtttttcacagtcaggttCCAAACATTTTGCTGGCAAGAGAGCAAGCAAACATTagtactactagtagtacaggACAGCAGGACCAATTCTACGTAAAATCTACGATCGATACTGGCGTTCCTTTCAATCTGCACAACTGAGCTTGACAGTGACCCTCCCTTGTGCTTTTTTGTTCGTTCAATTCACTGTTACAAAGTTCAAGTCTTTCGAAGGCTTTCCGCTCATTGCGTGTTCTTATTGCCCTCATTCATTATGCTTGCCAATGTCGATTCTGGCACGGCC is drawn from Phaeodactylum tricornutum CCAP 1055/1 chromosome 25, whole genome shotgun sequence and contains these coding sequences:
- a CDS encoding predicted protein, which produces AQVICCTCIGSGGDILDAMTFDRVLLDEATQATEPAVLVPLMRGCRQLVLVGDHCQLPPTVLSTRAEEEGHGVPLFSRMVACGVPPYMLDTQYRMHPCIAMFPSDLFYGGLLRNGVSAPERRPLAGFPWPREEFPVAFLPIQGVEMDDGVSKYNDAEAAAACNAVSLLLQGGQCSASDIAVVTPYAAQARLIRRMIRRILPDSGPPFIEVASVDGFQGREKEAVVFSAVRSNDYGSIGFTSDWRRVNVSFTRARRALIVIGNEHTLRR